From the Anguilla anguilla isolate fAngAng1 chromosome 6, fAngAng1.pri, whole genome shotgun sequence genome, one window contains:
- the LOC118229943 gene encoding uncharacterized protein LOC118229943, producing the protein MGRSVKLSMLLSLLFFFTDYLQAEEIEGTKGKNITIRFTFKGNLNNNFTFTYANLHKNRSKIEESNKMPMDNRRNFSLISREPILYISNLRTTDAGEYYVSLYYKEPAVKLIESKRTILRIHVEEHITVTPPTSNHTGSVPSETTSSVYIPIITGIVVIMMILSSVLLGWQYLMHNKSTDCQLPHQEQCTQGAGAKCQKAWGEGRRQEELSTTTAPGQRGVLHHHLLPGATRNRARAAPSKGAVAQATDIGNCRRMTSAEPGRMARNPNTVELNTNTKLSAASAVHFTPSGFPARLSPSFISI; encoded by the exons ATGGGCCGTTCTGTCAAGCTGTCCATGCTACTGTCACTCTTGTTCTTTTTTACAG ATTACCTCCAGGCTGAAGAAATCGAAGGGACAAAGGGCAAGAATATCACTATCCGGTTCACATTTAAAGGAAATCTCAACAACAATTTTACTTTCACGTATGCCAATCTGCATAAGAATCGGTCAAAGATAGAAGAGTCTAACAAAATGCCAATGGACAACAGGCGTAACTTCAGCCTCATTTCCCGTGAGCCCATTCTCTATATCTCCAACCTGAGGACTACTGATGCAGGAGAGTACTATGTCTCTCTGTACTACAAAGAACCAGCTGTGAAGCTTATTGAAAGCAAGAGAACAATTCTTAGGATCCACGTTGAAGAGCACATCACAG TGACTCCTCCCACTTCTAATCACACAGGGAGTGTCCCTTCCGAAACCACTTCATCTGTATACATACCCATCATCACTGGGATTGTGGTCATCATGATGATTCTGTCCTCTGTGTTGCTAGGGTGGCAATATTTGATGCATAATAAAAGCACAG ATTGTCAGCTTCCACACCAAGAACAATGTACGCAGGGCGCCGGTGCCAAGTGTCAG AAGGCCTGGGGGGAAGGAAGGAGACAGGAGGAGCTCTCCACCACCACAGCCCCAGGACAGCGTGGAGTACTCCACCATCACCTTCTTCCAGGGGCCACACGGAACAGGGCCCGCGCCGCACCCAGCAAGGGGGCAGTAGCGCAGGCCACCGACATCGGAAACTGCCGTAGAATGACGTCCGCAGAGCCGGGCCGAATGGCGAGGAACCCGAACACCGTGGAGCTGAACACTAACACCAAGCTCAGTGCGGCCAGTGCAGTGCACTTCACCCCATCGGGGTTCCCTGCACGGCTGTCACCCTCATTTATCTCCATATAA
- the cpdp gene encoding deoxyribodipyrimidine photo-lyase isoform X2: MKLNCGRHYIHYCRSLLYPVCGGLPQRVSPARPNRAPRSLCSLIQLRVSFSCSSMRAGKKAETGAAVAEPENSEGRKVTGKRRGEPVEGDGGKRAKAMPQKEGWLAEKIAEERRSARCVKFNERRVRFLSQAQKIKEGVEGVLYWMYRDQRVQDNWALIYAQNLALEAQLPLHVCFFLELEGPGATLREYSFLLKGLEEVAEECGALGVQFHLLRGSAGVMLPGFVKEWGLGAVVTDFSPLRTPLQWAEDVKEGLPPDVPFVQVDAHNVVPCWVASDKQEYAARTIRGKITKLLPEFLTQFPLVDKHPHCAARLAKPVDWAQTLSSLELDHSVGEVEWARPGTAAGTAMLESFIDERLRHYAPLRNNPNSEALSQLSPWVHFGHLSAQRVVLQVQRSGASRAQSVPAFVEEMVVRRELADNFCYYNKKYDQVEGAYDWARKTLQDHAGDPRPYVYTREELEKAQTYDNLWNAAQYQMVTEGKMHGFMRMYWAKKILEWTSSPEEALSIAIYLNDRYELDGRDPNGYVGCMWSICGIHDQGWKERPIFGKVRYMNYAGCTRKFDVAQFEKQYCPKRL, from the exons ATGAAGTTAAATTGTGGACgacattatattcattattgCAG GTCCTTATTGTATCCAGTGTGTGGAGGCCTCCCGCAGCGTGTCTCACCAGCCCGACCAAATCGAGCCCCTAGGAGCCTCTGCTCTCTGATTCAGCTAAGGGTGAGTTTCAGCTGTTCCAGCATGCGGGCCGGTAAGAAGGCGGAGACGGGGGCCGCGGTGGCGGAGCCCGAAAACAGCGAGGGCCGGAAGGTGACCGGCAAGCGCAGAGGAGAGCCCGTGGAAGGGGACGGCGGAAAGCGTGCGAAAGCCATGCCTCAGAAGGAGGGCTGGTTGGCGGAGAAGATCGCAGAGGAACGGAGGTCGGCCCGCTGCGTCAAGTTCAACGAGAGGCGCGTTCGCTTTTTGTCCCAGGCCCAGAAGATCaaagagggggtggagggggtgctgtACTGGATGTACCGGGACCAAAGGGTGCAAG ATAACTGGGCCCTGATCTACGCCCAGAACCTCGCCCTGGAGGCACAGCTGCCCCTGCACGTGTGTTTCTTCCTGGAGCTAGAGGGCCCAGGCGCCACTCTCCGCGAGTACAGCTTCCTGCTGAAGGGACTCGAGGAGGTCGCCGAG GAGTGCGGTGCCCTCGGGGTGCAGTTCCACCTGCTGCGCGGCTCGGCTGGGGTGATGCTGCCCGGCTTCGTCAAGGAATGGGGCCTGGGGGCCGTGGTGACCGACTTCTCCCCCCTCAGGACCCCTCTGCAGTGGGCGGAGGACGTGAAGGAGGGACTCCCGCCTGATGTCCCCTTTGTACAG GTGGATGCCCACAATGTTGTGCCCTGCTGGGTTGCCTCAGACAAACAAGAATACGCTGCCAGGACCATCCGGGGCAAGATCACAAAGCTGCTGCCCGAGTTCCTCACACAGTTCCCTCTGGTGGACAAGCACCCACATTGCGCCGCAAGGCTTGCAAAG ccGGTGGACTGGGCGCAGACCCTGTCCAGCCTGGAGCTGGACCACAGCGTTGGGGAGGTGGAGTGGGCGCGGCCAGGGACGGCCGCCGGGACGGCCATGCTGGAGTCCTTCATCGACGAGCGCCTGCGCCACTACGCCCCCCTGCGCAACAACCCCAACTCCGAGGCCCTCAGCCAGCTCTCCCCCTGGGTCCACTTCG GCCACCTCTCAGCCCAGCGGGTGGTCCTGCAGGTGCAGCGTAGCGGGGCAAGCAGGGCGCAGTCGGTGCCGGCCTTCGTGGAGGAGATGGTGGTGCGCAGGGAGCTCGCCGACAACTTCTGCTACTACAACAAGAAGTACGACCAGGTGGAGG GTGCGTATGATTGGGCACGGAAGACACTGCAGGATCACGCCGGAGACCCCCGCCCATATGTCTACACCCGCGAGGAGCTGGAGAAAGCCCAGACTTATGACAATCTCTGGAACGCTGCCCAG TACCAGATGGTTACAGAGGGCAAGATGCATGGGTTCATGCGGATGTACTGGGCCAAGAAAATACTGGAGTGGACCTCCTcaccagaggaggcgctgtcCATTGCCATCTACCTGAATGATCGCTATGAGCTGGATGGGCGGGACCCCAATGGATACGTAG GATGCATGTGGTCCATTTGTGGAATCCATGACCAGGGCTGGAAGGAGAGGCCTATATTTGGGAAGGTGCGCTACATGAACTACGCCGGCTGCACTCGCAAGTTTGACGTGGCACAGTTTGAGAAGCAGTACTGTCCTAAAAGGCTGTGA
- the cpdp gene encoding deoxyribodipyrimidine photo-lyase isoform X1, whose translation MRNYECEIMDQFCAGLNISCRQYQRQTSNPDRRSLLYPVCGGLPQRVSPARPNRAPRSLCSLIQLRVSFSCSSMRAGKKAETGAAVAEPENSEGRKVTGKRRGEPVEGDGGKRAKAMPQKEGWLAEKIAEERRSARCVKFNERRVRFLSQAQKIKEGVEGVLYWMYRDQRVQDNWALIYAQNLALEAQLPLHVCFFLELEGPGATLREYSFLLKGLEEVAEECGALGVQFHLLRGSAGVMLPGFVKEWGLGAVVTDFSPLRTPLQWAEDVKEGLPPDVPFVQVDAHNVVPCWVASDKQEYAARTIRGKITKLLPEFLTQFPLVDKHPHCAARLAKPVDWAQTLSSLELDHSVGEVEWARPGTAAGTAMLESFIDERLRHYAPLRNNPNSEALSQLSPWVHFGHLSAQRVVLQVQRSGASRAQSVPAFVEEMVVRRELADNFCYYNKKYDQVEGAYDWARKTLQDHAGDPRPYVYTREELEKAQTYDNLWNAAQYQMVTEGKMHGFMRMYWAKKILEWTSSPEEALSIAIYLNDRYELDGRDPNGYVGCMWSICGIHDQGWKERPIFGKVRYMNYAGCTRKFDVAQFEKQYCPKRL comes from the exons ATGAGAAATTATGAATGCGAAATCATGGATCAATTCTGCGCAGGTTTAAACATTTCCTGTCGCCAGTATCAGCGACAAACTTCGAACCCAGACAGACG GTCCTTATTGTATCCAGTGTGTGGAGGCCTCCCGCAGCGTGTCTCACCAGCCCGACCAAATCGAGCCCCTAGGAGCCTCTGCTCTCTGATTCAGCTAAGGGTGAGTTTCAGCTGTTCCAGCATGCGGGCCGGTAAGAAGGCGGAGACGGGGGCCGCGGTGGCGGAGCCCGAAAACAGCGAGGGCCGGAAGGTGACCGGCAAGCGCAGAGGAGAGCCCGTGGAAGGGGACGGCGGAAAGCGTGCGAAAGCCATGCCTCAGAAGGAGGGCTGGTTGGCGGAGAAGATCGCAGAGGAACGGAGGTCGGCCCGCTGCGTCAAGTTCAACGAGAGGCGCGTTCGCTTTTTGTCCCAGGCCCAGAAGATCaaagagggggtggagggggtgctgtACTGGATGTACCGGGACCAAAGGGTGCAAG ATAACTGGGCCCTGATCTACGCCCAGAACCTCGCCCTGGAGGCACAGCTGCCCCTGCACGTGTGTTTCTTCCTGGAGCTAGAGGGCCCAGGCGCCACTCTCCGCGAGTACAGCTTCCTGCTGAAGGGACTCGAGGAGGTCGCCGAG GAGTGCGGTGCCCTCGGGGTGCAGTTCCACCTGCTGCGCGGCTCGGCTGGGGTGATGCTGCCCGGCTTCGTCAAGGAATGGGGCCTGGGGGCCGTGGTGACCGACTTCTCCCCCCTCAGGACCCCTCTGCAGTGGGCGGAGGACGTGAAGGAGGGACTCCCGCCTGATGTCCCCTTTGTACAG GTGGATGCCCACAATGTTGTGCCCTGCTGGGTTGCCTCAGACAAACAAGAATACGCTGCCAGGACCATCCGGGGCAAGATCACAAAGCTGCTGCCCGAGTTCCTCACACAGTTCCCTCTGGTGGACAAGCACCCACATTGCGCCGCAAGGCTTGCAAAG ccGGTGGACTGGGCGCAGACCCTGTCCAGCCTGGAGCTGGACCACAGCGTTGGGGAGGTGGAGTGGGCGCGGCCAGGGACGGCCGCCGGGACGGCCATGCTGGAGTCCTTCATCGACGAGCGCCTGCGCCACTACGCCCCCCTGCGCAACAACCCCAACTCCGAGGCCCTCAGCCAGCTCTCCCCCTGGGTCCACTTCG GCCACCTCTCAGCCCAGCGGGTGGTCCTGCAGGTGCAGCGTAGCGGGGCAAGCAGGGCGCAGTCGGTGCCGGCCTTCGTGGAGGAGATGGTGGTGCGCAGGGAGCTCGCCGACAACTTCTGCTACTACAACAAGAAGTACGACCAGGTGGAGG GTGCGTATGATTGGGCACGGAAGACACTGCAGGATCACGCCGGAGACCCCCGCCCATATGTCTACACCCGCGAGGAGCTGGAGAAAGCCCAGACTTATGACAATCTCTGGAACGCTGCCCAG TACCAGATGGTTACAGAGGGCAAGATGCATGGGTTCATGCGGATGTACTGGGCCAAGAAAATACTGGAGTGGACCTCCTcaccagaggaggcgctgtcCATTGCCATCTACCTGAATGATCGCTATGAGCTGGATGGGCGGGACCCCAATGGATACGTAG GATGCATGTGGTCCATTTGTGGAATCCATGACCAGGGCTGGAAGGAGAGGCCTATATTTGGGAAGGTGCGCTACATGAACTACGCCGGCTGCACTCGCAAGTTTGACGTGGCACAGTTTGAGAAGCAGTACTGTCCTAAAAGGCTGTGA